A genomic stretch from Schaalia odontolytica includes:
- a CDS encoding bifunctional ADP-dependent NAD(P)H-hydrate dehydratase/NAD(P)H-hydrate epimerase, translating to MLIFDGRALSFAKARATECAHVEAATAQGDPDRYMRQVAEKVADQVRYLCEPAAWPRDLPATTAVTRLGEGLGIDEAAAHIEDMDACLVAFVGGGDNGGDALYTCAMLAERGKVVTAFLLKPNAHARALEAAREAGVGIVELSGRSLRSLEGTPEWNTICGARVWIDGIVGIGAHGPLTGELAETVTCLNEELRAHPKKVIAIDVPSGLTDDDGNVAGPILRATHTLAVGAYKRAQILPPAVEYCGQLRMIGMYWSGAHTDTTPDAEGRIGAGDLYYYDSDERAAAAVPIPAFADDKYARGVVGLVAGSDTYPGAGLLATRGSLASGVGMVRLNSTRRVQDLVLAAEPGVVMVGGRIQSALIGPGLDEDRREDALELAQFCGQSGMPLVIDAWALDLVPELVGTISPDATVLTPHYGEAARLLSALGHPTTREQVASSPLRCARALHEATGCHVVLKGPVTIVYSFEDVPLSRRAEADGENARRYADTRAGERPGLTRVYEPTVARVTTSWAGVAGSGDVLAGLIAGVLARPAGQDTASSPEGARRLLVTSARLSAAVFLHASAAQTAAMRRQGRAPIQARDIADEISSVLASIAQ from the coding sequence ATGCTTATTTTCGACGGTCGAGCCCTGTCATTTGCTAAAGCGCGCGCCACTGAATGCGCGCACGTTGAGGCCGCGACGGCGCAGGGGGATCCCGACCGCTACATGCGCCAAGTCGCTGAGAAAGTAGCCGACCAGGTCCGTTACCTCTGCGAACCTGCGGCGTGGCCGCGGGATCTGCCGGCCACGACGGCTGTCACCCGGCTGGGGGAGGGCCTTGGCATCGACGAGGCGGCCGCCCACATCGAAGACATGGATGCCTGCCTCGTCGCCTTCGTCGGTGGTGGTGACAACGGCGGGGATGCCCTCTACACCTGTGCGATGCTGGCGGAGAGGGGAAAGGTCGTCACTGCCTTCCTGCTCAAGCCCAACGCTCACGCGCGGGCCCTGGAGGCAGCCCGGGAAGCCGGCGTCGGCATCGTCGAGCTGTCGGGCCGCTCCCTGCGTTCCCTTGAAGGGACCCCCGAATGGAACACCATCTGCGGGGCGCGCGTATGGATCGACGGGATCGTCGGCATCGGCGCTCATGGCCCCCTCACGGGCGAGCTCGCGGAGACGGTGACGTGCCTGAACGAGGAGCTGCGCGCCCACCCCAAGAAGGTCATCGCAATCGACGTGCCCTCCGGCCTGACCGACGACGACGGCAACGTCGCTGGACCGATCCTGCGCGCCACCCACACACTCGCGGTGGGTGCCTACAAGCGCGCCCAGATCCTGCCTCCCGCCGTCGAATACTGCGGCCAGCTGCGCATGATAGGCATGTACTGGAGTGGGGCGCACACGGACACGACCCCCGACGCTGAGGGGAGAATCGGCGCGGGCGACCTTTACTACTACGACAGCGATGAGCGTGCCGCGGCCGCCGTTCCCATCCCCGCCTTCGCCGACGACAAATACGCACGAGGCGTCGTCGGCCTCGTCGCGGGATCCGATACCTACCCGGGTGCCGGCCTGCTCGCCACGCGCGGGTCCCTGGCTTCGGGCGTGGGCATGGTGCGCCTGAACTCCACGAGGCGCGTCCAGGACCTCGTGCTCGCCGCCGAGCCGGGTGTCGTCATGGTGGGCGGGCGCATCCAGTCCGCCCTCATCGGCCCCGGCCTCGACGAGGACCGGCGCGAGGACGCGCTCGAGCTCGCGCAGTTCTGCGGGCAGTCGGGCATGCCGCTCGTCATCGACGCGTGGGCGCTAGACCTTGTGCCCGAGCTGGTGGGCACCATCTCCCCCGACGCGACCGTCCTCACCCCGCACTACGGGGAAGCCGCGCGCCTGCTGAGTGCCCTCGGACATCCGACGACGAGGGAGCAGGTCGCATCCTCGCCCCTGCGCTGCGCCCGCGCCCTGCATGAGGCCACGGGCTGCCACGTCGTCCTCAAGGGACCGGTCACGATCGTCTACTCCTTCGAGGACGTGCCCCTCTCCCGCCGCGCGGAGGCCGACGGTGAGAACGCGCGCAGGTACGCCGACACACGCGCAGGTGAGCGCCCCGGCCTCACCCGGGTCTACGAGCCCACGGTCGCTCGTGTCACTACCTCCTGGGCCGGAGTCGCCGGCAGCGGTGATGTCTTGGCCGGCCTCATCGCCGGCGTCCTCGCCCGCCCCGCCGGACAAGACACCGCGAGCTCCCCCGAGGGGGCACGTCGGCTACTCGTGACGTCGGCGCGCCTGTCGGCGGCCGTCTTCCTGCACGCCAGCGCTGCGCAGACCGCGGCGATGCGACGCCAGGGAAGAGCTCCCATCCAGGCGCGTGATATCGCCGACGAAATCTCCTCAGTCCTGGCCAGCATCGCACAGTGA
- the alr gene encoding alanine racemase has translation MTVTDIQSEGRGYPSCAAVDLAAIKHNLSVLRAAAPGALQLATVKANAYGHGLVPVAVAALEGGADWLGVAQLAEAFALRRGLDEAGVPRADAPLLAWISTSSSDFAAAIEADIDLSVSWTWVLADICAAARALGRPARVHVKIDTGMSRAGSTLADLPALASALRMAADDGLVDVVGAWSHMSRADDPSEEGQASTASHVRIFEEGLAILAEAGITPRIRHLSATSGILWHPEAHYDMVRAGIGLYGLSPDPSVASSRELGLIPALELRAPLTSVKVVEAGTPASYGGTWVAPTRRWIGLVPLGYGDGILRAVSNRARVVVHSDAGPLNAPLVGRVCMDQFMVDLGPAQGSPDAPSARSGEPPACPGDIATLFGSGAGGEALADEWAEAASTINYEIVTHLGTHIPRVYGERPVPTQERNPHE, from the coding sequence GTGACTGTCACAGACATTCAAAGCGAGGGACGGGGATACCCGTCGTGCGCGGCCGTTGACCTGGCCGCCATCAAGCACAACCTCAGTGTCCTGCGGGCCGCTGCCCCGGGTGCCCTCCAGCTCGCCACCGTCAAGGCGAACGCCTACGGGCACGGGCTCGTCCCTGTAGCGGTCGCGGCCCTGGAGGGAGGAGCCGACTGGCTGGGCGTCGCTCAGCTGGCAGAGGCCTTCGCGCTGCGCCGCGGCCTCGACGAGGCGGGGGTGCCCCGAGCCGACGCGCCCCTCCTCGCGTGGATCTCCACCTCTTCCTCCGACTTCGCGGCCGCCATCGAAGCTGACATCGACCTGTCCGTCTCATGGACCTGGGTTCTCGCCGACATCTGCGCCGCCGCCCGAGCGCTCGGTCGCCCCGCGCGCGTCCACGTCAAAATCGACACCGGCATGTCGCGCGCGGGTTCGACGCTGGCCGACCTGCCCGCCCTGGCCTCGGCTCTGCGCATGGCCGCCGACGACGGACTCGTCGACGTCGTGGGAGCGTGGAGCCACATGTCCCGCGCCGACGACCCCAGCGAAGAGGGGCAGGCCTCGACCGCGAGCCACGTGCGTATCTTCGAGGAAGGCCTGGCGATCCTGGCGGAAGCCGGTATTACGCCGCGCATCCGCCACCTCTCTGCCACCTCGGGCATCCTGTGGCATCCCGAGGCCCACTACGACATGGTCCGCGCCGGTATCGGCCTGTACGGACTGAGCCCCGACCCCTCGGTCGCCTCGTCCCGCGAGCTCGGGCTCATCCCCGCCCTCGAGCTGCGCGCGCCGCTGACCTCCGTCAAGGTCGTTGAAGCAGGCACCCCGGCCTCCTACGGGGGGACCTGGGTCGCGCCCACCCGCCGCTGGATCGGTCTCGTCCCTCTCGGCTACGGCGACGGTATCCTGCGCGCGGTCTCCAACCGGGCGCGCGTCGTCGTCCACAGTGACGCTGGACCTCTCAACGCGCCCCTCGTTGGGCGCGTGTGCATGGATCAATTCATGGTCGACCTGGGTCCCGCGCAGGGAAGCCCCGATGCGCCGAGTGCCCGCAGCGGGGAGCCCCCCGCTTGTCCGGGTGACATCGCGACTCTCTTCGGTTCGGGTGCGGGCGGCGAGGCCCTGGCCGACGAGTGGGCCGAGGCGGCGTCTACCATCAACTACGAAATCGTTACGCACCTGGGCACCCACATTCCCCGCGTTTACGGGGAGCGCCCAGTGCCCACGCAGGAGAGGAACCCGCATGAGTGA
- the tsaE gene encoding tRNA (adenosine(37)-N6)-threonylcarbamoyltransferase complex ATPase subunit type 1 TsaE — protein sequence MSETITATFEVATRDADQTRAFGEDLGRILAAGDLIMLSGGLGAGKTTLTQGIGVGMGVRGRVASPTFIVARVHPSLHGGPDLIHADAYRITDLSDLETLDLDSSLDEAVTVVEWGEGKTEAMSAERLSIEVRRASGGEADRDGDVIDLEHMDDGTRFIVLRAHGHRWDGVLDGVVAAHGGTRIDDAGTDE from the coding sequence ATGAGTGAGACGATCACCGCCACGTTTGAGGTAGCAACAAGGGACGCGGACCAGACGCGCGCCTTCGGAGAAGACCTCGGCCGTATCCTTGCAGCCGGCGACCTCATCATGCTGTCGGGCGGACTCGGCGCGGGCAAGACCACCCTCACCCAGGGCATCGGGGTGGGTATGGGCGTGCGCGGACGTGTCGCCTCGCCGACCTTCATCGTCGCCCGCGTCCACCCGTCGCTTCATGGCGGCCCCGACCTCATCCACGCCGACGCCTACCGCATCACGGACCTCAGCGACCTGGAGACGCTTGACCTGGACTCATCCCTCGACGAGGCGGTCACCGTCGTCGAGTGGGGCGAAGGCAAGACCGAGGCCATGAGCGCCGAGCGCCTCTCCATTGAGGTGCGCCGCGCGTCGGGCGGCGAGGCCGACCGTGACGGCGACGTTATCGACCTGGAACACATGGACGACGGGACGCGCTTCATCGTCCTGCGTGCCCACGGCCACCGCTGGGATGGGGTGCTTGACGGTGTCGTCGCCGCCCACGGCGGCACACGCATCGACGATGCTGGCACCGACGAGTAG
- the tsaB gene encoding tRNA (adenosine(37)-N6)-threonylcarbamoyltransferase complex dimerization subunit type 1 TsaB yields MREIALDTQAATAVAIIDDGCVIARAHNDSGRHHAESITPLVRDALERAGLPAQLADAGIDRVLVGTGPAPFTGLRAGLVSARVLAAVAGVPVYGVCALDVIARQGLDLLAPDARVYAIADARRRELYWGAYVAAGPDDVSLEGGLEVGEVNALLGDMRSAPGLVVAGAPIPAHSADALAHVDLGPQVSLDPAVMSRIVATRLSRGEEGALNTEPLYLRRPDIHGQPAERL; encoded by the coding sequence GTGCGAGAGATAGCCCTGGACACCCAAGCAGCCACCGCGGTCGCGATCATCGACGACGGCTGCGTCATCGCCCGCGCCCACAACGATTCCGGGCGCCACCACGCCGAATCGATTACCCCGCTCGTGCGCGACGCACTCGAGCGTGCCGGACTGCCCGCGCAGCTCGCGGACGCAGGTATCGATCGCGTCCTTGTAGGCACCGGCCCCGCCCCCTTCACCGGGTTGCGTGCGGGCCTCGTCTCGGCTCGCGTCCTCGCCGCCGTCGCGGGCGTGCCCGTCTACGGAGTCTGCGCCCTCGACGTCATTGCCCGTCAGGGACTCGACCTCCTCGCCCCCGACGCGCGCGTCTACGCGATCGCCGACGCTCGCCGCCGTGAACTCTACTGGGGTGCCTACGTTGCCGCCGGACCCGACGACGTGTCCCTCGAGGGGGGTCTCGAGGTGGGAGAAGTGAATGCGCTCCTGGGTGACATGCGAAGCGCCCCCGGCCTCGTCGTCGCAGGCGCCCCAATCCCCGCGCATAGCGCCGATGCGCTTGCGCACGTGGACCTCGGCCCGCAGGTGAGTCTCGACCCCGCGGTCATGAGCCGCATCGTCGCCACGCGTCTGTCGCGCGGCGAGGAAGGCGCTCTGAACACCGAACCCCTGTATCTGCGCCGCCCAGACATCCACGGCCAGCCCGCCGAGCGCCTGTGA
- the rimI gene encoding ribosomal protein S18-alanine N-acetyltransferase: protein MNATLRIASAADLELFAMLEAEVFAEDPWTPYMIAEELASPASRYWIAADVSGDVVGYGGAKVGGDQADVMTIGVRAHARGQGVGAAILDALLDWSREAGAREIFLDVRPSNDSAIRLYESRGFVEIGRRPRYFRNPVEEAVEMRVPLR, encoded by the coding sequence GTGAACGCGACGCTGCGCATCGCCAGTGCCGCCGACCTTGAGCTCTTCGCCATGCTCGAGGCCGAGGTATTCGCCGAAGACCCCTGGACCCCCTACATGATCGCCGAGGAGCTGGCCTCCCCGGCCTCGCGGTACTGGATCGCCGCGGATGTCTCCGGAGACGTCGTCGGATACGGCGGTGCCAAAGTCGGCGGGGACCAGGCTGACGTCATGACCATCGGGGTGCGAGCCCACGCCCGCGGCCAAGGCGTCGGAGCGGCAATTCTGGATGCCCTCCTGGACTGGTCTCGCGAGGCCGGAGCGCGCGAGATCTTCCTCGACGTGCGGCCCTCGAACGACAGCGCCATCCGCCTGTACGAGTCGCGGGGATTCGTCGAAATTGGCCGCCGACCGCGCTACTTTCGCAACCCCGTCGAAGAGGCTGTGGAGATGAGGGTGCCCCTGCGCTGA